CTGCAAATGCCAGTACAAAAGACAGGTATGTATGTAGTTCTGTATACTGATAAAAAAAGATACTTCCTCTAATCAGCAGAAAGAAGGGAAGAGCTACCAACATCAGTGGTTTTGACAGCCACAAAACTGTTTTGGCTACTTGATAATACCGCTTACGTTTTCTCTTCTTTTCAAGGTGTTGGATTTGATATGGATCGTACATGTTTGTAAAGTAGTTTCGGGTAATTGACACTTTTGAATAATACTATTTTAGCAAATTCAGTGCTCAGATAAAACTTCTATGGTTTCCTGCAAAAAAAGAGCCCTATCATTATAAATTAACGATAGGGCTATATTCAATAATTAGTTTATGCCTATTGCTTGGCTGGCAACAGCTTGGAGCGAACCTCACCAAAGCCAACCCTGACACCATCCTTTTCACACCAACCTCTCATAATCACAGTATCATTGTCTTCCAAAAATGTACGACTTGAGCCATCATTCAGCTGTATTTCTTGTTTACCTGACCAAGACAACTCCAACATAGAACCATATGAGTCAGGAGATTTACCACTGATTGTACCTGAGGCATACATATCTCCAATTTCAATATTACAGCCATTGATTGTATGGTGAGCTAATTGCTGTGCCATATTCCAGTACAGGTACTTGAAATTCGAAGTCGAGATCACAGTTTCTTCTTTGCCTTCAGGCTCCAAAGCCACCTGCAAGTTGATATCAAATGCCTTATCTCCTTCAGACTGCAAATAAGACAACACCTTTGGTTCTTGTTCAGGACCTGCCACTCGGAACGGTTCCAAAGCTTCCATTGTTACAATCCATGGAGACACAGATGAGCCAAAGTTTTTGCCCAAAAATGGTCCTAACGGAACATATTCCCATTTCTGGATATCTCTTGCAGACCAGTCATTAAAGACGACCATACCAAAAATATAATCCTCTGCTTCAGCCACCGAGACCGTATCACCCAAGGCTGTATTATCTCCAACGATAAAAGCCATTTCCAACTCAAAGTCCATTCGTTTTGATGGACCAAATACCGGTGTTTCTGCGTTTGGTGGCATCGTTTGGCCTTTAGGACGGTGTATATCTGTACCTGACACGACAATAGAAGATGCTCTACCATGATAACCAACTGGTAAATGCTTCCAGTTAGGCATCAGTGCATTGTCTTTTCCTCTGAACATAACCCCTACATTGGTAGCGTGTTCTTCTGAAGAGTAGAAGTCTGTGTAGTTTTTTACTTCTACCGGTAGCAGCATAGTTGCTTTTTCCATTGGAACCAGCACTTTCTCTGATTCATAAGCCAGAGCACTGCCTTCTCTTAGCAACTCTGAAACTCTCTCGCGCACTTTTGACCATACAGGCTTGCCCAATGCGATAAAATCATTGAGAGTAGCTTTATCAAATACTTTAATATCTATATCAAGGTCATCAAAACTTCTCAAAGTAGCTACCTGAGAAAGGTCCAGAATTTGGTCTCCAATCGCTACGCCTACCCTCGGACCTACATAGTCTGTCTTGAAGATTCCGTATGGAAGGTTTTGAATGGTGAAGTCGGACCCCGCCGGAACTTCCACCCAAGATTTAAGGTCTGGATGATGTGTATTGTTCATATCTAAAAAGAATGTGTTAGTGTTGTTGTTAATGGTTGATGTTATGTTGTTTCAGGTATTTTTCGATACCTAAGGTGCTTTTGCTTGTTTATTGCTCCGCAAAGTAACCCAATCGTATAAAAGAGAAAAACATTCAATTTGTTTTTTGAAAGTGAAGAAAACTTACTCGAAATTCCATATAAATGCAGAATTATTCTCTTTATATCAGAACACTTTTACAACCTGTAAAAAATTGTTTCCCACCTTTTACCTTTTTTGGTTACTTTGTTTTTAAATCCTAATAATCCTATCGTACATCAATATCTTAATATAACTTGCGGACTTTTCTGAAAAGGGTAAGACAAGCGTGCAATATGGAGATGAAGCAAGCCCAAGCGGCACTCAAGAAATTCTTTGGTTATGATTCTTTCAGGCCAATGCAGGCAGATATTATACAATCTGTCCTGTATGGAAAAGACACTGTAGTACTAATGCCTACAGGTGGAGGAAAATCGATCTGTTACCAGATTCCAGCTATCGTTATGCCGGGTTTGGCTATCGTTGTATCCCCACTGATTGCCCTTATGAAAGATCAGGTAGAAGGATTAAATGCCAATGGTATTCCCGCTGCTTACCTCAATAGTACACAATCATTGCAGGAGCAAATGCGAGTGGAACAGATGGCCAGAAATGGCACACTGAAGCTACTTTATGTTTCTCCTGAAAAATTGCTCTCATCTCAATTTATGGGTTTTGTCAGAATGCTTCAGGTCAACCTGTTTGCCGTGGACGAAGCCCACTGTATTTCTGCCTGGGGACATGATTTCAGACCTGAGTATACACAGCTTGCCACACTGAAAGATAATTTCCCTCAGACACCAATTATAGCACTTACTGCCACAGCTGATAAAATTACCCGAAGAGACATTGTCCATCAGCTTAGTCTAAGAGAACCTGCTCAATTTGTTTCATCCTTTGACAGACCAAACCTTAGCCTGACTGTAGCACCTGGTCAGAAGAAATTCCAGCAAATTCTTCGGTTTATTGGACAAAGACCTAGACAGTCAGGAATCATCTACTGCCTAAGCAGAAAGAATACTGAGAACCTTGCAAAGAAGTTACAAGAAGCTGGATACAGAGCTGCATATTACCATGCAGGTATGTCTCCTGATGAAAGGGAAATAGTTCAAGAAAACTTCATCAAGGATACGGCTCCAATCATCTGTGCTACCATTGCTTTCGGGATGGGGATTGACAAATCAAATGTGAGGTGGGTAATACATTATAACCTTCCTAAAAACATTGAAAGTTATTATCAGGAAATCGGTAGGGGAGGCCGTGACGGATTACCTTCAGATACACTGTTATTTTACAGTTATGCAGATGTAATGACATTGCGTGACATTGTAGATGAAAGTGCTCAAAAAGACCTTCAGTTAGCTAAGTTGAACCGTATGCAACAGTACGCGGAGGCTAAAACCTGTCGTCGTAAAATCCTGCTTAGCTACTTTGGTGAGAGTTTGGGTAAAAACTGTGGCAATTGCGATGTCTGCCATAACCCTCCTGAATATTTTGATGGTACACAAATTGCACAAATGGCACTCTCTGCTGTAGCTAGGTTAGCCAATCCACAACACAGCGGCCTTTCCAAGCCTGTACAGATTGCCACGGGTATGCTGATTGATATTTTGCGGGGTTCCTCAAGGGTTGATCTCATTCAGAAAGGGTATAACAATATACGTACTTATGGAGCAGGAAGAGATATTAGTTACCTCGATTGGCAACTTTACCTTCAGCAGATGCTTAACCTTGGTTTGATAGAGATTGCGTATGATCAAGGCAATATAGTGCGTCTGACTGATGAAAGTATGCGAGTCCTTTTTGAGGGACAGCCAGTTGAATTCACAAAACTTACAGACCTAAAAGAGCAGTTCCAGAAAAAGACAGAAAAACCGAAAAGCTCCGAAGAAGTACTCAGAGAAGAACTGTTCGAACAACTCCGTCAGGTTCGGAAAGAGGTTGCCGAAAAAGAAGGCGTACCTCCATATGTTGTATTCAACGATGCTACATTGGTTGAAATGGCTAAAAACCGTCCTGTTTCTGTCAAGGACATGGTCAATATCTCTGGTGTTGGTGAGAAGAAGTTACGTAGCTATGGCAATACCTTTATTGGAACCATTGTCAAGTTCATTATCCAAAAGACCAAAGAGGGACACCGTATTAAAGGAAGTACACAACTTGTAACTTATGCCCTTTATAAAAGTGGTCTTAGCATTGATGAGATTGCCAAAGAAAGAAAGCTACAGGAGAGAAGTGTTTATACCCACTTGGCTATGCTCTATGAAATGGGTTACAACATTGATATTTTCAAATACATCAACACTGAAGATTTGGATAAAGTCAAGCTAGCTATCAGGGCTACGAGAGAAACAGAATTACTCAAGCCATTATATGATTATTTGGGGGGAGAAATAGCTTATCACAAGATTGGATTTGCCTTAGCATACCATAATAGACATGCCTAATATTATTCTATAAGTGTTTATTATGCCCTTAACATAATGACATTTTTTATATAGATATTTAACTTAATTTTTGCATTAAGTTAAATTAACATTATATTAGTGCTACCAAACCAACCAATTCAATTATAAATTCCATTACTGGAAACGACATTACCCTTTAGATTAAATAGACAACCCCGTCCTTTCGGATGGGGTTGTTTTTTTATGCTCTATATGTTGGGACTAACTTTAAACCGTTTGTCTCTTTTTTGCACCGCTATTCCAAAACCTTAGCATCAGCAGCTCAGCTGTCAATGCCAGCAAAGCAACGATCAAAAAGTAGCGCCAGAGTGGCTTAGCAACGTTATTATCCCTAAACTCTTTGACAAACTGGTCTTCACCAACCTCATTATAAATCTGAACGTTTTTATTTCCCTTAAATATTTGGGCCAGTTCAGTTGACGAATAACAATTCAACTCAGACTCTTTTTTATTGTAGTTAAAAGCGACCCTTCCCATCAACTGTCCATCCTGCGCACGCTTTATGTCATAACATCCTGACTCCAACCCTGATTTTGGAATATCCATTAACAACATGTTTCCGGCTACTTTTTGTGGAGGAATCAACTCAAATTCACCTTTCACCAATTTATATACATCTGCCTTGTTAAGCTCTTCCATATTGACTGCCGCTACAGGGTCTCCAAATGAATAAGACAAATGGTCAGATCGCATTTTACTGCTGATTGCAACCTTATACATCACTGGTACAAACAGTGCATGTTTAGGGAAGTTGGTATAGGCGTCTGTAAGCGGTGAAGCAAACATGTAAATCTTATGGTTCTGCCTAGGTACTTCAGACAGGAACAGCTCTCCTGTTTTAAAATAAAGCAAATTGTTCCCCATCACAGTCCATTGCACTCCTGCGATTGCCTTCGGCATACTCATATTGGCAGAGATTTTTTCAAATACCCCATCAAAAAATGGGTTTTCCCTAGCTGGAACCTGAATGGCTATTTGCTGTTTTTCCGAAGGAGTTCCTGCTTGCTGTACTTTTCTCATTGGTATTCCCAACGCTCCACTATAACTCTTCAGGTTAGCGTCAACTGCTGGAAATACTGTCACATTCGTCCCCCCTTGCGTTGCCGCAGTAATTGCACTACTCAAAGCATCATTGATCGTCGGTAGCTGATCAAGAATAATCAGATCCGCCTTAGTCAGCTCACTGTAGTCTATTGCCTTTGTTGAAAAAGACTTCACTTCAAAGAAAGTTTCACTACTATAGACACTCTCAAGGAAGCCATCAGGAAGATCCGAAATCACCACAATACGGATTTTAGGCGCTACCTTTATGACAAAGAAGTAATCATTGTCAAAACTGACAGGATAATCCTCAACTGAAATGCGGCAAGGTTGATCTCCGGATTCTGTAACCGCAAAAGTCATCTCCACAGTTTCACTGCTTTTCCCTGCAATACTGACTGAAGCACTTGAAACTTGCCTGTCACCCAAAAACAGCTTGACCAGTTTTCCTTCTGCGTTATCATCTCCGTCATTCGCCAAGGTAACATTCAGTGTGTTATTTTCATTTTCCCTAATGAATGGAGAAGAAAGCCAAACCGAATCAATATAAAGGTTTGCGTCTGAACTTGGCTTCAATGGCATTAAGTAAAGCCTATTTGTAGAATCTAGTTGTATTCTTGAAAGGTCTCCCACTGATGATCGCTGAAAGTCTGACACCCAAAATATATGGTTACTTTCCGAAGGACTATGAGTTCTGAAAGCGGTTTGCTGCTTCTCATAAACATCTTTCAAGTTTCGTCCGAAATTACTGAACCCAACCGAAAGCAGTTTTTCCTCCATCTTATTCTGTTCATAAAAGAACCCTGAACCACTTTCAAAACCATTATCCAATAGCTGATACACTGCTGTGTTAGGAAATACCTTTGAAATCTGTTCTACCTGACTCCTGCCCATATCAAATAACCTTCTGCCATCCTGCTCATTTTCCATACTGTAAGAGTTATCAAAATAAACACTTACATAATTGGCATTGCCTGTAAGCGCCATACTGTTCTCATTTGGAATAAATGGTCTGGCAAAAGCCATCACCAGAAATACGATAAACAGTATTCTGGCCATCATGACCAATAAGTTTTTCAACTTATTACGTGAATTGGTGACATCCTTCACTGATTTCAAAAATGCCACATTGGTAAAGTAAACCTTACGGGCACGCTGAAAATTAAAGAAGTGAATGATAACAGGAATTGCGGCCAAAGACAGACCGTAAAGAAAAGCAGGGAAAAGAAAGTTCATCCTGATTACGTTTCGTGGTTAATAACATTACTCAGCGGGTGTACTGACAGCTCCATTCTCCGCCCGCATATTCCGATAACCGGTTGTCAAGAATCATTACCTTGATAAGGATTCTCTTGTAGAATGGTAACATCCTAGTTTAAAATAGCACTGTACCCACAAAGAATTAAAATATTTCTTTATTTTAGGGGGATAAATTTATGTTTGCGTGCTTAGAACTAGTAAATTTGGGCCGTTGAGCTGCTAAAACTCAAATGCTTTATGCATGCAGCTACAACAGATATACTAAGTACTTTTCCGATAATACTAAACTAAGAAATAAAGTGAAAAGATTATTAATCCTGGTGGGTATTGCAGCCACTATGCTTTCATGTAATCAGCAACAGCCACAAACAGCACAAACTGCTGCTGCAACAGGTGCTGCTGCTAAAATTGCTTACATCAACAACGATACCCTATCTACTTACTACAAATATGCTGAGGATCGTTTTGAGGAGTTCCAGAAAAAAGTAGAAAAAGGAGACAAGCAGCTTCAATCTAGAGCTTCAAAACTTCAGAAAGAACTTGCTAGCTTTGAAAAGCGTGTCCAAGCAGGCTTGGTTTCTCAGAATGAGTACAACAAGAAAGGTGCTGAACTGATGCAGAAAAGAGACCAATTGGCTGTTGCACAGCAGTCACAAGCACAAGGTCTTGCTGCTGAAGAAATGGAGATCAAAAACGAGATCCGTGAGAAAATCAAAGGTTACCTTGATAACTACAGCAAAGACAAGAACTACAGCATCGTTTTGGGTTACGATCAAGCGACTGCTACGCTAATCTGGTCTACACCTAACGCTGAAGATATCACTTGGGATATCATCAATGGCTTGAACGGACAGTACGAGTCTGATCAGAAAGCCGAAGAAACTGCAGCAAGCACTGATAAAAAAGAAGAAAAGAAAAAATAAGCATATAGCTTTAAAGTAAATCCGCAAGTGTAAGCATTTGCGGATTTTTCTTTTGGAAAGAATTTTGCGGCTTTGTACAAACAATTTTAAGAGATTTCCTCTTAAAGAAAAGTCTAGCATTCAGTAATATGCTGATGACCTAGTTTTCAAATAAAAATCTATAGATAGTCATGAAAAAATTATTCTTTACTCTGTTGCTTCCACTTTTCTGTATCGTGGCAGCACAAGCTCAACAAGCTGAAAACACTGCAACGTCTGAGCTGAAATTCTCTGAAAAAACATTTGACTTTGGTGATATCTCACAAGGTGATGTAGTAACACACGTTTTCAAGTTCGAAAACTCAGGTGCTGCACCTCTAGTGCTTTCTAATGTGTCTACAACTTGTGGCTGTACAGCTCCAGCTTGGCCAAGAGAACCTATCGCTCCAGGTGAAACTGCTGAGATCACGATCAAGTTCAATAGCCGTGGCAAAATGGGTAAACAAAACAAAGTAATTACGATTAACTCAAATGCTTCAAATGCCGTTGAGAGAATCTCAATTACAGCTAATGTACTCAAAGCTGAAAGCAGCAACTAAGAGTATACGGTTCTAAAACCTAAAAAGGGCAGATGACTAAACACCATCTGCCCTTTTTATTTTATCATATCATTTATTCGTCTGGGTCTAGCTCCTTCGGAATATCAATAGGGACTTTCCAAAGTGGTATTTTATAGATCAGCCTGTACTGATAAATGATTTTTACATTATTGTCCTTATTAAAGCCAAAGCCAGGAATATCATTTTGCGTGATTACTGGTGAACCAAAGCTGGAAGGAATCGAAATACTCGCATTCACATCGGAATACAACCCTCCAAAAAGACGTACTTTCAATCCGAACATCATCTGGAGCCATGAAACTCTTAAGCCCTGCTCCGAAAAACCTTGCAGTTCTGGTGATATCTCCCAATAGTCGCTTCCTAAAGAATAATAAGTTGCTTCCTGATCAAAAGTGGCTACGCCATACTTCAGCCCTGCATAAACCGCATTATGAACAGTCTGCTTATGGATCAAGTTATATTCCACACCAAAACGCCAGAATGTTCCTTCACTGCGATAAGAGAAAGGCTGTATATTATCTTCTGAAAATGAAAAATCACCCCGCCTCGTACGGTCCTGATACCCATACTCCATTGTGATAAAGTACTTGTTCTTGATCATCAAATCCCCGTAAAACGAGTATTTATCCAAGTCATCATCCAGAAATGATTGACTCAAAGCCAAAACATCAGTTCCAAATCGAACACCTGATAGAATTACGCCATTTTTACCCAAAAAGCCTTCATAGGTTACTTTGGGTACTTTGAGGGAATCTTGTACAGGCTGTTTAGCTTCAGGTGTACTTGGAGTTACCTGTGCACTGACCGAAAAGCTAAAGAAAAAAATGCCCCATATTATAGGCAGTATTTTACTTGAAAAAGATATTGACATTCGGGATTGAATTATCTGAGTTCACAATGTTTCTAAAAATAGCAGCGGAATCAAATAGTGATTTATTGAGTGTTGCGTCAGGAAAGTCTACCCTATTATCAACATTAGCACCTGTTCTATCCACCAACTTTAGACCACCTACGCCTTTTGTAAAGATACAGCCAGCCTGATCATCAGAGATGATTGTACTGTTATTGTAAGTAACAATTAATGTATCAGATTGAGTATCGCTTTCTTTAAATACAAAAGTTGTTGGGGATGTTGCATTTAGTGGTAATGCAACAGAAGCAACACTACCATCTGCAGCTGAAATAATTGGTCTAGCTTGATTATTTATATTGTATATACTTTCGAATACAGTAGCGACAGGAATTCCACCTTGATCGTAAAAGAAAACGGCCAGCTCCCTGTTCGGAGTCATATCAGAAGAGCATAAGTTAACATAAAGGTTGATACTCGCATTCAGAGTATCTCGCTCTGTTCCGTCCGAAACTATAGAGAGTGAATCAAACAAGTCATTTCTTCCAAACTTGATTTCTGTCACCTCATCTTGCAGCTCAGTACCGGTCAAAGCCTTAAGTCCTGAAAATGCTTCATAAACACCACAGTCAGGACCATTTATCTCTACAACTTCATTGTATTTTAAATGTAGTGTATCTGTAAAACCAGTCGTCTCAAATACAAAAGACACTCGATTGTCATTGGTATTCAGCGGCAAAGGATAACTACTGCTTCCTACTTCCTTTATTGAATCTCCTACAAAAGTCCCGTTGATTCCATATATATGTGTAAAATCAATATCTGCGGCACTACCTGTTCTTCTATCCAAAACAGATAAAATGACAGTGCTGTCTGGTACAGATATTGGATCACATTCCCTACATCCCTGGCAGGTCAAAAGCGATAAAAAGCCTATTACAAGCAAAAGCCTACCTCTGAAAAAGTGCATAGAACTGTATGATTTTATGTAGTTACTGCTAAATGCTATTCTCTATAATTCTTCCAAATTTAGAGGAAAATGCAAAAGAGGTAGCGCTATCGAGCATTTTTTCAATATTTTAAGTCTTACACCTCTTTATCAAGGTTATAATTAATTCAAGTTGCGTTTGATTTTCCTACCAAGCGACATTTTCGATTGTATAGGCAAAAATGAATAAGAAAATTTTAATGATGAAACCCTGTGGCGTGACAGCATGAATATGCTTAGGGAACTTGGCTGTAATACCACTGAATGTGGTTTCCACCCTCTTCCTCAAGACCTTCTTGATAAAGGCTTGCCAAGGCTCATCCTTTCGTTTTGCATTCGATTTCCGGTCGGCCAAAATGCGAATGTTTTCGCATTCGGCATAAAGGTCTTCCAGATCGTAATCGGTGAAGGCGGCATCCCCATACAGGGAACTTCCTTCCGGAATTTCAAGGTTCATGGATTGAAACCCCGTTATATCATGGACTGAACCCGCCATAAGAAAATACTGGACAGGAATGCCCGAAGATGTGGTAATTAACATCACCTTGAATCCATAGAAGTACTCCCTCTTGGAGGAATTATAGCCTCTGTAGGGTTCACCTCGCAGGATTCTGCATCGGGGGATACGGATATTCCGGCAGACAGCTACAGGAAAACTGTCTATGAGGTAATCCCCGCTAGTGTTGAGCTCCATCAGGGTTTTGCCCAATGCCGAGAAGATAAATAAGATCGTCTCAAACAAACCGTGAAGCCTGCGATTGAACCCGGACTTATCAATGGGCTTAAAGCCATGATGCGCTTTCAGGTACTCCAGAGATTGTACCATGTTGCCACCGAAATGGGCACATGCCAGCAGGGCCGAGGTAATGATCTGGCTGTCGGACATCCGACGCTGTCTAGGCTCTTTGAGCTTAGTTGCTTTCAGGTAATCATCTACAAAACAGTAGATGCATACGGTATTTTCATTGATGGTTGCCATTGGACAGGTGTGTTTGGTGCTCTTCATCCTAAACAACACCTTCCATGGTAACCTGATTTATAAAGTGCAACTTGAGTTAATTATAAAATATTGGGTATAAAAAAATTCCACCGTACAGTACGGTGGAATTCTATATTCAAGGTCTAGTCATCACTTATGATGCACTAACCATTTTATCCAGCTCTTGCCAAGCCAAAGCACTTGATCCAAGGATGGCAGTGTTGTCACCTTTCAGGTTAGAGAACAACAGCTTTGTCTTACCCTTAAACATTCTGATTGTATTGGCATCCATTGCTTCCTGAGTTGGTTTCAAAATCCAATCTCCTGCTGCTGCCATACCACCAAAAAGAACAATTGCTTCAGGGCTAAAGATTGCCACAGCATCTGCCAGTGACTTACCCAAATACTCACCAGTCATTTGAAATGCTTTTTGGGCAATTTCATCTCCCGACTCTGCAGCATCAAATATCATTTTAGAAGTGATGTGCTCAAATGGTGTCTGATCCAACTGGCTTCCTCCATTGTATTCTGCAATCATCTCCAGCATATTTCTCTTCAGACCAGTTGCAGATACATATGTTTCCAAACAACCTTTGCTACCGCAACCACACTTTCTACCATTATGAACTACGTTGATATGACCAAACTCACCAGCAAAGCCATCGTGACCATACAGCAAGTCTCCATTTACGATAATTCCACTTCCCAAACCGGTTCCCAGTGTGATTACCATAAAGTTTTTCATTCCTTTGGCTACACCAAACTTCATTTCACCTAGAGCTGCAGCATTGGCATCGTTCGTTACAGCAACTGGCAAGTTCAATTTATCCTTCACCAATTCCGCCAATGGAACGTAGTCACCCCATCCATGTAGGTTTGCTGCATTCTCAATTGTTCCTGTGTAGTAATTCCCATTTGGCGCTCCAATACCTACAGCTTTGATCTCAAATGGCTCTTTTACCTGAGCTTTCAGTTGGTCAATTGCCTTAAAAAGTAATGTCATAAAAACTTCTACAGGTTTATCTGCATACGTTTCAATGCTTGAGCTGACAAGACAGTTTCCCTCACGGTCTACCAATCCAAGTTTTGTGTTAGTTCCTCCGATATCGATACCAAGCGTTACTTCTTTCATCTTTATATTATTGAATTTTTGAGCTTAATGGTTTTATCAATGAATGCTGCTTGTCTTCACCATCAGGCATTTTAAAGTTAAAACAACAGGAATCTATAAAAAAATCAACATCCTTGACCTTCTCATTTGGCATTCCTCTCTATTAAAATGCTTAATTTTTGGTAGGAGACGGTGCAATATTGGCACATTGTCCTCATAATGGCAACTTGATAGATTTATTGGACTTAAAAAATGACTTTTATTAATCCTTTCTTTTTAAAGATTGATTTATTTAAAAAAAATATTACCATTCTTTAATTTTAGTACTTCACAAATAATCCAATCATAAGAACCCCAAAATAACATGTCTCAAAAAAAGATCATTGTTTCTAACAGATTGCCCGTAACTGCCAATCGGGATGAAGAAAGTGGCGCCCTTGAATTTAAGCCTAGTGCTGGAGGATTAGCAACTGGTCTTAGCTCTATTTTTAAAGAAAAAGGGAACCTCTGGATTGGCTGGCCCGGCATTCCCGACTTCAAGGAAGATGAAAAACCTGGAGTCATTAAATCATTAAGAGGGGAGAACATGGCTCCCGTATTTCTCAACAAAAAAGAAGTGTTACTTTACTACGAAGGATTCAGTAACCGAACCCTTTGGCCACTTTTCCACTACTTTACTGAGTTTACGCAATACACCCCAGAAGACTGGGATATGTATGTAGCTGTCAACCAAAAGTTCTGTGATGCTATTCTAGAATATGCAGGACCAGACGATATTATTTGGGTACACGATTACCAGCTGCTTTTATTGCCTTCCATGCTTCGGGAGAAGCTACCCAATGCAACGATTGGATTCTTTCAGCATATACCATTTCCATCTTATGAAATTTTCCGTCTGTTGCCGTGGCGTTCAGAAATTCTTGAAGGAATGCTTGGCGCAGACTTACTTGGATTCCATACCTATGACGATACCCGCCACTTTATGAGTTCTGTCAGCCGTATTGCCGGCTATCCAAACTCAATGGGTACTATCAAGATGGCCAACAGAATTATTT
This portion of the Limibacter armeniacum genome encodes:
- the fahA gene encoding fumarylacetoacetase codes for the protein MNNTHHPDLKSWVEVPAGSDFTIQNLPYGIFKTDYVGPRVGVAIGDQILDLSQVATLRSFDDLDIDIKVFDKATLNDFIALGKPVWSKVRERVSELLREGSALAYESEKVLVPMEKATMLLPVEVKNYTDFYSSEEHATNVGVMFRGKDNALMPNWKHLPVGYHGRASSIVVSGTDIHRPKGQTMPPNAETPVFGPSKRMDFELEMAFIVGDNTALGDTVSVAEAEDYIFGMVVFNDWSARDIQKWEYVPLGPFLGKNFGSSVSPWIVTMEALEPFRVAGPEQEPKVLSYLQSEGDKAFDINLQVALEPEGKEETVISTSNFKYLYWNMAQQLAHHTINGCNIEIGDMYASGTISGKSPDSYGSMLELSWSGKQEIQLNDGSSRTFLEDNDTVIMRGWCEKDGVRVGFGEVRSKLLPAKQ
- the recQ gene encoding DNA helicase RecQ, whose amino-acid sequence is MEMKQAQAALKKFFGYDSFRPMQADIIQSVLYGKDTVVLMPTGGGKSICYQIPAIVMPGLAIVVSPLIALMKDQVEGLNANGIPAAYLNSTQSLQEQMRVEQMARNGTLKLLYVSPEKLLSSQFMGFVRMLQVNLFAVDEAHCISAWGHDFRPEYTQLATLKDNFPQTPIIALTATADKITRRDIVHQLSLREPAQFVSSFDRPNLSLTVAPGQKKFQQILRFIGQRPRQSGIIYCLSRKNTENLAKKLQEAGYRAAYYHAGMSPDEREIVQENFIKDTAPIICATIAFGMGIDKSNVRWVIHYNLPKNIESYYQEIGRGGRDGLPSDTLLFYSYADVMTLRDIVDESAQKDLQLAKLNRMQQYAEAKTCRRKILLSYFGESLGKNCGNCDVCHNPPEYFDGTQIAQMALSAVARLANPQHSGLSKPVQIATGMLIDILRGSSRVDLIQKGYNNIRTYGAGRDISYLDWQLYLQQMLNLGLIEIAYDQGNIVRLTDESMRVLFEGQPVEFTKLTDLKEQFQKKTEKPKSSEEVLREELFEQLRQVRKEVAEKEGVPPYVVFNDATLVEMAKNRPVSVKDMVNISGVGEKKLRSYGNTFIGTIVKFIIQKTKEGHRIKGSTQLVTYALYKSGLSIDEIAKERKLQERSVYTHLAMLYEMGYNIDIFKYINTEDLDKVKLAIRATRETELLKPLYDYLGGEIAYHKIGFALAYHNRHA
- a CDS encoding BatA domain-containing protein — encoded protein: MNFLFPAFLYGLSLAAIPVIIHFFNFQRARKVYFTNVAFLKSVKDVTNSRNKLKNLLVMMARILFIVFLVMAFARPFIPNENSMALTGNANYVSVYFDNSYSMENEQDGRRLFDMGRSQVEQISKVFPNTAVYQLLDNGFESGSGFFYEQNKMEEKLLSVGFSNFGRNLKDVYEKQQTAFRTHSPSESNHIFWVSDFQRSSVGDLSRIQLDSTNRLYLMPLKPSSDANLYIDSVWLSSPFIRENENNTLNVTLANDGDDNAEGKLVKLFLGDRQVSSASVSIAGKSSETVEMTFAVTESGDQPCRISVEDYPVSFDNDYFFVIKVAPKIRIVVISDLPDGFLESVYSSETFFEVKSFSTKAIDYSELTKADLIILDQLPTINDALSSAITAATQGGTNVTVFPAVDANLKSYSGALGIPMRKVQQAGTPSEKQQIAIQVPARENPFFDGVFEKISANMSMPKAIAGVQWTVMGNNLLYFKTGELFLSEVPRQNHKIYMFASPLTDAYTNFPKHALFVPVMYKVAISSKMRSDHLSYSFGDPVAAVNMEELNKADVYKLVKGEFELIPPQKVAGNMLLMDIPKSGLESGCYDIKRAQDGQLMGRVAFNYNKKESELNCYSSTELAQIFKGNKNVQIYNEVGEDQFVKEFRDNNVAKPLWRYFLIVALLALTAELLMLRFWNSGAKKRQTV
- a CDS encoding OmpH family outer membrane protein → MKRLLILVGIAATMLSCNQQQPQTAQTAAATGAAAKIAYINNDTLSTYYKYAEDRFEEFQKKVEKGDKQLQSRASKLQKELASFEKRVQAGLVSQNEYNKKGAELMQKRDQLAVAQQSQAQGLAAEEMEIKNEIREKIKGYLDNYSKDKNYSIVLGYDQATATLIWSTPNAEDITWDIINGLNGQYESDQKAEETAASTDKKEEKKK
- a CDS encoding DUF1573 domain-containing protein, which encodes MKKLFFTLLLPLFCIVAAQAQQAENTATSELKFSEKTFDFGDISQGDVVTHVFKFENSGAAPLVLSNVSTTCGCTAPAWPREPIAPGETAEITIKFNSRGKMGKQNKVITINSNASNAVERISITANVLKAESSN
- a CDS encoding DUF6048 family protein; this encodes MSISFSSKILPIIWGIFFFSFSVSAQVTPSTPEAKQPVQDSLKVPKVTYEGFLGKNGVILSGVRFGTDVLALSQSFLDDDLDKYSFYGDLMIKNKYFITMEYGYQDRTRRGDFSFSEDNIQPFSYRSEGTFWRFGVEYNLIHKQTVHNAVYAGLKYGVATFDQEATYYSLGSDYWEISPELQGFSEQGLRVSWLQMMFGLKVRLFGGLYSDVNASISIPSSFGSPVITQNDIPGFGFNKDNNVKIIYQYRLIYKIPLWKVPIDIPKELDPDE
- a CDS encoding IS982 family transposase, whose protein sequence is MNENTVCIYCFVDDYLKATKLKEPRQRRMSDSQIITSALLACAHFGGNMVQSLEYLKAHHGFKPIDKSGFNRRLHGLFETILFIFSALGKTLMELNTSGDYLIDSFPVAVCRNIRIPRCRILRGEPYRGYNSSKREYFYGFKVMLITTSSGIPVQYFLMAGSVHDITGFQSMNLEIPEGSSLYGDAAFTDYDLEDLYAECENIRILADRKSNAKRKDEPWQAFIKKVLRKRVETTFSGITAKFPKHIHAVTPQGFIIKIFLFIFAYTIENVAW